ATATATACATAAAATATGCAAGGTCTCCTTGTGTAATTCAATAATAATGAGTTGCAAGtcatctcctgagttactcagcgatgCAGTGTCATCGGAGAAGCGCAGGTTGCTAAGGTATTCTATATTAACTTCTATCCGTTACTCtccccattctaggcctctgaaaaacGTTTTGTAAGCCCGCAGTGAATAGCTTTGGGGACATTGTATCCCCTTGtgttacaccctttttgattggtattttgtcgcCTTCTTCATggagcactatagtagcagttgatcccctgtagatttcttccaggttgtttatatatgctttgcaTACTTCTCGACTCCAAAGTGtccgcatgactgctgatatttctacttaaCCAAAtatcttctcgtaatctatgaaggctatatgtAGTGGCTTGGTGTACttcgagcatttctctattacctgattgatagtatgaatgcggtcgattgttgagtagcatgTGCGacatcttgcttgttcctttggttgattcaaTTATAATGTTGTCCtaactttgttagcaattacctttgcatATAGCTTGTATATACTGCGGAGAGCAGGCCAATTGGCCTGCAAATCTTCAAGTCgttgtcatttcctttcttatgtattgcgATGATGTTAGCATTAATCCAAGATTCTTGTACTCttgccgtcaggagacacctcgtatacagggtggctagtttttcaaaCGCAATCTGTTCTCCGTCTCTTATATGCAAGGGTTCTAAAATTGGATAGGTGTCCATGCGTCCCCAATTGACGCTTCACGAAGATTacggtctacttgaaaagcagcTGCGAAACGTGGAGCGACTGTGCGGTAAAATAcgtggttgccacgcagaatactgaAGTTTGATTTTTACAAGGTTCCTGACAATTTTTCTTTACATTCGTCGGGCCAACGCCGTTGATGTCAGCTTTTCCtgaacgctcacgcgttaaaatagcTGGTGTGGGTTCTCGCCGCTTCTATTGGTAGATTCGACGCATTCGACGGgagtgtgacattattcatgtgacattattcatggaTGAACGGATCGCTGGATGTATGAATGGAGAGGCAGACTGACGGACAAATGAAGGGATTGATGGGCCGGCGAATGGACGGCCTGATGGACGCAGAATAAATCACCAAAGTTTCTTTGTAGATACAGCTAATAGGCTTTCAGAAATAAAAACAGCGCGTTTGTTATAACATGTGatgtctaaataaataaaaatgttcaCAGTTGAGAGAGCTTTAATCACACGTTTTCTACATAGGTGTTTCCTTCTTCCATTATATAGATCTGTACTAACAAATTTGCAAATGTAGTTACGTACCTTACGATGCAGTTGGGGTGTGTAGCGTCGGATACACTTATTCTAGTAGTATTTTGTATCTGTAGCTCATGTACTTCATGCCCAAGTATTTAATGAGGTATCACTGCAATTTCGAAGAACGTTTGCCCAGCCCTGTTCAAGACTCACTTTGGGGGTACACCAATGCATGCTCCACAACATCGAATCATTTTGTCCAAGTTTAATACCGACACTAAGTAAGTACACAGTATTATCACTTCACATTATAGAATATTTTCAATGCGCGGTAGCGGTCGCGTCCTAGGCTTGCCATGTGCAAAAGTCGCGGTTAAGAAAACCGAGACAGCTTGTCGCGGGTCTCACACTCAGAACACGAAATAAGCGCAGCCTTCGCATCGGGCTGCGTGAGCGACCACTGCAAAGTCGATGGTGACAGCCCCTGAGTGTGCGTGCAAGGGCCAATTTCCTAGCACATAACTTTGCGTGGTCCTTCTGTTTGCAGCAGGTTTGCGTGCCAACAGGGCCTGTCTCTGCAGGCCCCGAGGTCCACGACCGCAACCCGCCCTTTCATGTGCTGCTTTCTACGTCCGGAGACGTAGATGTCTCCGGAGTGCGTTGCGATTTCTTGCCCCGTTGCTTTCTCTTCCGGTTTGCCTCTGACGAGGACGTGGCTTCCTCCGTGGGGGGAGATAGCTTCTGCTTCCGGCCCTTCTTGTAGCGTGCGCTTGAGCGGCTACTATCACTGACACTTCCGCCTTTGCTCGCCTTGCTGGTTCTCCGAGGTGGGCCACGCTTGCAGTTTGCCGCATCGTCAGAGCCGAAGTAAGAGTGGGGATGACGGGGCCtgcgcacaaagaaaaaaaatcacatcatTGCACCTGCAGTGTATTTCGCTTTTGAAAAAATAACGCCTAATAAATGCGCACCTTTACTGCAAATAGTGGTGCGCCACCTATACCACATTTTTGCCCTCTAACCAGTCATCACAAAATAATCACTAAGAATAGTCATGTCCCCCATCGCTTCATCAGCTTCTTTGGCTAAATTCAACAAGGTTATGTCAGGAAACGAGCACCTAGTGTACATTTCTTCTTCTGTTCATTGTATAAAAATGCTTACGCTGCCCAAGTTGACACGTAATGTGGCCATTCTCATGCAACGTATTCTGACGTATCATCATATCCTAGGCATTTCAGTTCGTtagattattttttttctgccctGATAGCTGTGTCTTGTGTAGATTAATGAAAGAAGGCATTCACAGGCTCGAATGAATAAAAATGTCCAATAAACTTCATGAGACGACGACTGCCACCATATATAAAACACGGGATGCGTTATCCGAAAGTGGTAGGTTGGGCAAAGGGTGGAAACTTCTTATACCTCCAATGTATTCGCTCTCGGCAGCGGCAGCGTCGCTTTTACCACTGGTGGTTGCCGATTATCCTACTAAACATAATTCACAAATAGAAAATTTTATGGCGTCACTGGTGAGGTCCCCAAATAAagggaaagaaggaaaaattgAGAGGAGCGTGGTGTCCGCGAAAGCCCTCCTTTCCAGCCTGGCGCACAAGCGGAATGAGCTCGCGCCTTTTTTCAGGTCCGCTGGCCGCTTGGGCGATGTGGCCATAAAATTTTGTTACGTTTTTATTTTGTTAGTGATTTCTAAAGAGGTGAAAGTTGAGCTTATTGATTACATACTAAGATGAAACTCGATCGCTACAAACAAAGTGAACTTTCTCATTTTACGTTCTGTATAAAAAACAGACTCTCGTCGTGTGAAAATGTCAATCTATAAAAGCAGTTTTAATTTACCACTGACACACGAACATAATTATCAAACGTTGAACCTAATATCCTAATCAATGCAAAAACTATCAAGAATCGCGAGTATAGGACACGTCGTATTTCACTTAATCACGTTTGTTGTGACGGTGCATAGTTTTCTCGCAGAACTTGAGTACCAAGCGACgctgaagttcagaggcacggaAAGCTTGAAGCGATTAGAAGTTTCTCCACAAAGAACTTCGCTGGAAAGTTCACTAGTCCTCATCAGGCCAACATGGTTGCGTTGacaaagaaaagttcacttgtcaaaacatAGGCTCCATCACAATCTCTGTAATACGTATTAGAAGTATTTAGTCCATCACGCGTATTTGAGTGACACTAATAAACGTTAAGATTCACAAAGTTTGAAACCACAgctacaagaatttcatgagcAGGAAGCAGCCTACAATTACTGGACCTCATTTGAACTACACGCCAAAGGTAAAAGAAACAAACTATGTAGCCGAGCCAACTCGAAATGAAGCCTTTCAGTAAACGCATACTCCTGACAGGAGCTTCActgccgtcttcaccaattagtcaagcgacGCTGCACTTCTGTCAGTGAAGTCACGCTTGCAAAGAACTAAGTTCActcatatgtactcatgcaaTATCAATAGTTCTTCAAATAATGGGTTCCAATTTTTGTGCTCAACGGTTGCCTTTAGGAAACTCTGAAAAACTTTCGCGGAACTGGAAGCCTCCGTGTTAGCACACAGCACAGCCGCGGAAAAGATGTATCGCACCATTAagccatcttcgacgaatgcatCATTGACGTGTTCGGTGTAGCTCACGgcggcttccgttctctgcccgccacaGCTTGCTATTGTAGCGTAGTGCTAGTTGGGGCCAGCCGCCTAGAGAAAAAGATGACGAGCGCTGGTGGCTCGTGGTGCGAGGCGCCTAGAATTTCCGTACGCTCCTGGCTGGCTCGACACCATGGTCACTTCTATATTTCGGCAGCTCGCTTCCTCCGGTACGTCTCATCCTTTCATTCAAGTAGCGGCAACGGCACGTCTACGTCGGAAGCCGTCACGTCGCCTACAATTTCGGTGACCACGGACACATGGAGAAGCGACTGACGCTGCACAACTGCCGCCGAGTTCCGCGGCCATGTTCCAGTCAGTACAAGCCTGGCAGCCCCGATTCAACCCACCACTGCCACCGTTCCGGACCTCTCGCCTAGAGTCGTGGTTCGAGAAGTTAGCGGCTGCCTTGTATTACAACGATATCTGGATCCAAGAGTTCATGCACGAGGTATTGGAATACCATCTTCAACATGACCTCACACGCTGCCTCACATACATTTCCGGGAGCTTTTGCCCTTACCAGGATCTGCGGGACGCCGTTCTCAAGTTTTACTGCATGGAACGGGATACCTCTCCCAAAAACGACACAACTACGCCTGGAAAATCACCTTCCAGGACGGCTCCGGTCCCACAGCCCGTACAGACCAATCCCCTGCCGACAACTGGCCACACAGGTGACGGAGGCCACCGTCCCACGTTCGTAGATTCATCCATGGAGAGACCCTCACACCCGGAATACGCGGCTTCTGGCTCTGACGTTCTGGTTCTGGCATCAGAGCCATTGTCATCTCTCTCCGTCGCAGATTCGACACCTACCACTGGTCCGTACACCGTCAGATTCACCGCAGAAACCTGGTCGGCTGCACTGTCTGCCCTGGGCGATTCGACGGCCTCAGCCGAGCCAGCTGACCTGCCTGCAGACTCGATGCCTGTCCGGGCACCTTTGTAGGCCCGAGACACTGCTCACATTACATACACTGGGCCTTCTGTCACGCTGCTCGGTATCAGATTTAACAACATATTGGCACCTGGCACTCATCGCCCGAAGACAGTCTTTCCAATTATGGCTTAACGTCTAATCACTAAAGTGCCAACCAGGGTTTTCCAGACCTTCCTGCGAGGATTTCCTCTCTCCTTTCCAAGTATACGAGTCCCACGCCCTGTGACCAACCCAAAACACCGCCACTATCAAGTGTCGTAGACTGCAACACCTCATTACATCTGTCGTCTTGTCATCAAGTCAGGCGAGGCAGCATCCCGTCTCTGCACAGCGCACGACCCATGCTCCGCCCAAAACAGACATCGCATTGTCTGTTTTGGGCGGAGCAAAACAGACAGATGCGCTGTTGTTGAAGCTGAATTAGCCGCAACGCACGACGTTTGGCGTTACGCCCACTACGGCGTTGGCACCTCTTCCACCACCAACATTTGCAACGCTCCCCTCGCCTTTGCTCACTCCTGCTAGCGGCGCGATACCATCGGCGTCCTCACGCGCTGCGTggctcccagtgtcgcccaccgGAGCTGTCGGACTCTTTCGTGCGCCTTCCACTCTGGAGACCTTCAGCACCTGTACATAGTGTTTATATATTTTTTCCTACatctttttctcttcttatttttatTGCGTAGCACGCTAGGCGGGGAGCTTTTGTAGCGTAGAGCTAGTGGTGGCCAGCCGGCTACAGAAAAAGATGACGAGTGCTGGTGGCTCGTGGCGCGAGGCGCTGTTACGACTACCATAATTATTGAAGTTTTTTGGCCTTTATGAACTGAAGGAAAATATTTCGATGCTTTCCAAGGGAGGGTGTGCTGTCAAGACGGGTTGGTTTTCTGTCAGCGAAACGTGAAAAGGGGCCAGAACCGGTCTGCGCAAGGAAGGcacacgagccaagaaaggccatggtgtttgctgcgagcaaagCTTTTGAAGCTGACACTCTAGCCACCATAGAGACacggaggcagctgggccattttcaaggtcaccgaggatctggaaatctcgaaaccagcatggttttcgcagttcaggctgcaagctaaagccaaattggttgtggctgcatcttgcgaggacaaGCGAGCGCTGGGATATGCGCTGCTacgccacagcttctagcaaacaaccacgATGGAATGgggggtgaagaaaaggataatgctCTATGTCCTGCAGCCCTTGCCGGAGCCCGCCTCAGCGACAAGGGATTAgttgattgtttcttttccctTTTCTCCATAGGTtaggctgaatggggtggcatattttgaagatatgctggcccaccactacattgtcctacccaaacagtcaggcaagttggacacatgtactgGCAGCCGATTTTTCAAACCTCtcccagctgccagaagaatcttcgTAGCCAATATCATCgaacgtgcgcgaaacttggtgacgtttgcgaaaacgtcggtgcagtgcgtttgtgaccatatttgggcatcgtgtagactgtgccctctcctcatgcattgtgtggtgcctttcctctccttcgtggaTGGGGCACCTGGACCATggagcgccgtattggctgaagccgcggacagtgcgcccagcgttggcaacgcggcgctatataaaCGGAAGACTCTTGTGTATTCTACAAGCTCTAAAGctctacagttcaacagctctcatgTACAGTTTTTGACTTCTCCTTTCAAACTCTCAGTTACTAagcatgtaaataaattgttgttatTTTTACGAGCGcgtcatctgacttgttcgacgatgggtccttcgacgggggcccgctaccaaacagacccgcgggacccggagtcgcaacaactggtggcagcggtgggatcgcgtCAACCCAAGTCGCAACCACTGGATTCGGTGGAAGGATAGCGTCAACCCAGGTCGCAACCACTGGATTCAACGGAGAGATGGCGTCAATCCAGGTAGCAACGACTCGACGACAGCAGTCAGATGCTACGACCCCGTCGACTTCGAGAGACGATTGGACGACAACGGTCGGATGCTccgagctcatcgacttgagaGGCAGCCGAACGGCACTTCTGGGATTACAAGAGGTCATCGACTGCTAGAGGCAACCGCAAGGCACTGCTGAGATGCACGACACTGGAGGTACGACTGCGAGCCGGGTGAGTGCCGACTTTCTGTGTTAAAcgttaccaggcatttactaagGTGCGAGTAAAACCTGGTAGGGAGCATTGCTTTTTTGGTCATTGTGTAACGAGCGTCACGcagattgtgagatagcttgattaagctatagtctgtgagtgacggcaaggttaacagtgacagagctATTTTAGTCATCAGGTTAACAGATAACTTGCGTCGGGCAGATAATTGCGAGACAGCTTGTTTTAACCTATAGTATGTGGGTGatggcaaggttaacagtgacagaacaggatCCCGTGTAAAAGCTTAAGGAAGCTTTTGCAGACTAAGTTAACAGGTAACCTGAAGCAAGGCGAAAACAAGGGCTGTCGTTGTTGTCAGGGTTAATTAGCTGCAAGACAGGAATCATGTGTGTAACAGAGAACGGTACCGGAAGCAGTCATAAATGTGAAAGTCCTGCAAAATCCTATGTTGCTAGCGATCGCAAGGGAGATGAACCTAAATGTGtcagactccccaacaaaaataGGACTGATCGAGCGGATCGTCGGGAAAGGTTGGACGATGAGGATCTCTCAGGCTATGTCATGAACATCGAGGAAGCAAAGAGAAACGGGGCAGAAACCCAGAGAGAAGAGGCAGAAGAAGCCGAACGAATACGCTTACACGAGGCTAAAATACGATCGTTAGACGAATACATTGAAAGGAGGAAATTTGAAGTTAGGACACAGCATCGAAAGCGTCTTCCGTCGTGTATATGTGAAGTATGTGTAAAGCCCAAAAGGTGCGTTGAAGTGGCGAGTACCGTGCAGTGTTAAGTCACCAAGGAAGCCGCTGTTTGCGAGGTACCGCCCGAGAAAGGTACGCGTCTCTATCAGTGCGACATGCAAAGTGATCCTTCGGCGGAGAGAAAAGAACAACAGGTCGTTGTTAGTGAAATTGCGCCTAGGGAAGGTACGCGACTCTCCGGTGGTGCGAAGGTAGTGCCTCTAGAGAGCGGGACGGTGGCTGGTATGCAAACTGTAGCAAGTCCAAAAGGTGTTCCATGTGAGACCGAGGCTGGTTCCAGTCGCCCTGGTGGCGTCATTAAACAGAAGgatgagctggagaccacgcTCGAGCCTCAGCAAGGGCATGACCGTTTGGAGGTTGAAAAAAGTACGACGAAGGTAGTCCTAACTGTAGCGAAGACATAACGATACTAAAACCCGACAGTACTGCCAGCGAGGGCGAGCTACCGTTGAAAGTATCTCCTACAGATAGCGTGGGAAATACCTCAGAGGGTGAGAAAGTACATTGCGAGACTGTCGTAGGTGTACAAACAGGCGCAAGTTCGGTGGAGGATCGTTTCAAGGAAAAGTCTAAACCCAGCAGCATGAACAGAGATTGTGTGTTGTTAGAGACATGCCTCGTGCAGCGGCACGTAAACGATCGGCCGGACGGTAAAAACTACCCGGAAATCGAACAGGACGCTAATTTTCAGGAGTTCAGATCTGTGGAGGGCCCAGCGTCTAGTTTTGCGAGGGGTAGCACAGAAAAATTAGCCCGACAGAGCAATGGAGCAGAGAAATCGAAGGGCAAAGATTGCTGAAAGGGTGGTGCACAGGCACACCTGAACTGTAGGGTTGCCGATGACGCAACCAGAGAAATTTGTAACAATCAAAGAAAGGTTGTACGTAAGCGTCACCGCAAAAGAAGGAAGCGGGGACGTGCGGCACCACAAAAGGTGGAGGCAAAGGGCATGCCGCAGCGAAAACGGAAAGGTTGGCCATCGGGCAATTCAATAAAAAGTCTTTTGACACGTAGGGTCAGGCGAAATTTGCGAGAGAGGAGTAGCGAAAAGGGACACGCGTCTTAAAGAAGGAAGGCGCGGTTGAAAGGAAAAGGTTCGCATAGACAACAAGGTCGACAGGTTCTTAAAAGATAGGCTTCTGGTCCTAAATTCAGGGAGGAACCAATTACCAAAGGACAGTGGCGAGTCCTTCACCCGCACTTCGGGAATCTTCGGTGTTACGAAGAAAACCGGCGAGAATCAGGAATGAGCCGAGATAGCAAAGTTGGGCTAGGAGCTCGCGCTTATTGTGGCCTCTGGCGATGGCGAAAGCGGCAGAGAACACGACCACCACGTGCAAGGCTAAAAGCACGCAAGTCAGGTGCAAGCTTTTCGCAGAATGTGACCCAGAGTTTCTGGAAGGAAATCATTTGAATCTTCTTCCGGTTTTTACCTTTGAAGTAAAGTTTTCTTTTGTATGTAAGGTTtggtaagaaaacaaaaaaaaaaactggtttcaaaaggttcgtgccaaatgcggtatgttgttgtttttgtaaACATTTGCAAACAAACGCGCTTTTAGAAGATTTTTAGATGGTACGGAAGCGTACGTTGGTCGGGAGATGTTACAGTGCTCTATAAGTGCGAATagagtgggctcggtggctgcgccatgAAACAGTCCTGTAACCAGctcctgttcgccatgcaggtgtaTGCTACGCTCGTCATCCATCTACTCTCCTCGGCTTCACTCGGTGCCGCGACTGACGGAGCAGCAGCCTCTGTGGCTCGACACCAGCGCGGGTACAAGTACCCAATGCGCCTCCACCCCCAACATTCTGGCCTGTCAAGCGGCGCCCTCACCCCAGGAAGTATGGATCCTGCAGACATCACAAATTTCATCTTCATCGAGACCAGCAACAGCTATAAAGCGGCAGCATCCCAGCgcgccgctctgtgggctcggtggctgcgccacgaaacagtcctctaacccgctcctgttcgccatgcaggttaGTAGACAAAGCTCGCTATTTTCCAAAAAATCAAGCAATTACTGTCTGGTACAGCTGCCCGGCCCGCAGTGTTGTGTATGCATGGCCTTCGAATGCATTGATGTCAtacattgtttattgctgttaCTGTCTGGGGACATTGAGAGCCATCCAGGGCCCCCTAACGATAGTGCTGTCATTCTCGCTGAACTAAAAAATATATCTTTTGGGCAGGCTAACCTTCTTTCCGAGGTGCAAGACCTAAAAACACAATTGAATACTACAGAAAAAACTATCAGTGACCTAAGTAATAGAATAACGCAGCTGGAAGAACACTACCAAAGCCTCTCAACCGTTCAAACACAAATAACGGCGCTAGAGACCAGTGCAGACACTACAGCTCGTCACATTCAAACCTTGGAGGCCAGGTTTGATGATGCGGAAAACCGCTCGCGACGGAACAACCTAATATTCTATGGTCTCTCAGATACTAACCACTCTGAAACTTTCTCTGAGTCCGAAGAACTAATTGTGAGCCTCTGCAGCGAACACTtaaacgtttaaattgacacgaAAGAAGTTGAAAGGGCACACCGGCTTGGTCGTCACAAGGCTGGCCAGCACCGCCCGGTCATTGTAAAATTCACATCGtttaaaactaaaaaaacgatTCTTTCTAACGGCAAAAAACTGAAAGGCACAACTTACGCAATAGGTCAGGATTTCTCTAGTTCCGTCCAAAATGCACGGAAACACCTCATTGCCTTCGCTTGGAGCAAATCCATCGCTTTTTCATGCCCCTACAAAACGTTGTTTCTTGGCTCCAAGCGGTACATCTTCAATGAAATGTGACAATCCATCAAAGAAATGGCGTAGCAATCCCAAAAGCAGCGCcaaccgtcacaccgcccttgcAATCGATTACGACCAAATATTTCCACCTCCGTAATCTACACTAACGCCCGTAGTTTTCTCTCTAAGCGCGAGCAATTATCTAATCTTGTTTTGTCATCCGACAGCAATATACTCACCCTCACCGAAACGTGGCTGTCAAGTGACGTTACGGACAAGGAAATCCTGGCTGATCTCCCGAATTTTGACGTTTTTCGGAACGACCGCAAAGGGGCTCGAGGGGGAGGTGTTTTAATCGCCACTAGCAAGTCGCTATCGTGCTCAGTTGTCGACATTACATCTGACATTGAAATATTTTGGCTTCGTATTCGTTCTACGCCAGTAACTCTGCTGCTTGGAGTGTGATATCGTCCCCCACAAAGCAGTCCAGACTTTCCTGAGAAATTCAACAATATACTGAACTACCTCACTGTTAAACAACCCAACGCGCATGTCCTACTTTTTGGCGATTTCAACTATCCCGATATTGACTGGAAAGACCAAGTCGCTTTGGCAGGGAGCAGTGTTGAAACAAAAGAATTTGTAAACATCTGCTTAAACTTTAATCTCACCCGGCTGGTATCGGAGCCAACCCGCGTGAAAAACAACTCAGCCAATATACTAGACTTGATTCTAACAACGCACCCCGAAAGTTTATCGTCACTTACATACCTTCGTGAAATCGGTGATCACAAGGTAATACACTCAGTCTTGAATTTCGACCTCTTGTCCCGCAAGCCTCATCCTAAAACTATCAGTCTGTATGATAAAGGAAACTACGAGGCAATAAATAACgaacttcaaatttttttttcagacttcgAAGCAGACTTTTGGAACAGATCAGTAAAGGACAACTGGACGaattttaaaaacaaaatatggGGACTGGCAACAAAGTACATACCGAAAACCACATTTCGTGCATCTTGTCAGAAAGAATGGTTCACAAAAACCCTGAAAAAGCTATGTAATAACAAGAAACAATTAATTCGGGCTGCCAAGACAAAACCTATAGCTCAGAACTAGGATAAATACTGCGCGGCCAAAAAAGCGTATTTCCTCGCCATACGCAGCGCAAAACACTCGTTTTTTCACACATATTTACCCAAGATTCTAACCAATAATCCCCGGAAATTTTAGAAAATCATTAATCCCCAGGAATCCCACATGGTTACATTGAAAAATGAAGCTGGCAATAATATGAGTACCACTGACGTCGTTGAACTTTTCAATGCTGCCTTTTCATCTGTTTTACCAACGAAACCCACataattgattgacatgtggggtttaacgtcccaaaaccactatatgattatgagagacgccgtagtggagggctccggaaatttacgaAACCCATATACCGTTTCCTGCGTTACCGAATTGTATCCAGTCCTTTATGTCGTCCATCACATTTATTCCATCAGGTGTAT
The nucleotide sequence above comes from Rhipicephalus microplus isolate Deutch F79 chromosome 2, USDA_Rmic, whole genome shotgun sequence. Encoded proteins:
- the LOC142784677 gene encoding uncharacterized protein LOC142784677; protein product: MLSGSGSGKRAFSSGELPTSSGGQFTRTDSTSTAKTSAEEPRHPHSYFGSDDAANCKRGPPRRTSKASKGGSVSDSSRSSARYKKGRKQKLSPPTEEATSSSEANRKRKQRGKKSQRTPETSTSPDVESST